The genomic region CTGCTGAGTAGGTTGCGGCTGTTGGGGTTGCTGGTCGCGGTACTCAGGGCGGTCTTCCTGGGTAGCGTTCTTAAACTCTTTCACCCCCTGGCCCAGTCCACGGAACAGCTCAGGAATACGTTTGGCACCAAAGAAAATGACAAGCACGAAAACGATAAATATAATCGTGCGGGGTGCAATAGCCAGAAACAGCGCAGTCAAAAGCATGGGCGAAGGCACAAGGCCAGTTTAGGGTGGTAAAACCATAGCTACGCAACTGACTATGGTTTA from Hymenobacter aerilatus harbors:
- a CDS encoding Sec-independent protein translocase subunit TatA/TatB produces the protein MLLTALFLAIAPRTIIFIVFVLVIFFGAKRIPELFRGLGQGVKEFKNATQEDRPEYRDQQPQQPQPTQQQYRDQPVPPANQPQNPTQPRY